The sequence CCTGGCGAAAGCCGGGACCCATTACCCCGACCGTCAGATGAGGCCCGATCGGTCATTCCAGTCCGGGTTTTCTTGCTCGATCAGTTTGATCTTCCAGTCGCGCTTCCAGAACTTCAGCTGCTTCTCACGCGCGATGGCTTCCTGCGGCGTCGCGAACGCTTCGACGTGAACGAGGCGGAAGATCTTGTACTTCTGCACGAACTTGGAGCCGCGACCTGAGCGGTGCTATTCGAGCCGCATGCGGATGTCATTGGTAACGCCGATGTACAGCGTCCCGTGATGTCGGCTCGCAAGGATGTAGACGCAGCAACTGCCTGCGCTCATGTGGCTCGAGCTCGCCAATGCAAACTCTGACCGGGGTAATGGGTCCTGGCTTTCGCCAGGACGACGATCTCAACAATTGATCTTACATCACCGGAACAAATTAAGAACACTTTAGCAAGTCTTTGATATATCATTGTGATTCGGCGCGTTGCCGACACAATATCTAGCGTTTGCCCGACTTTGCGAGGACTACATGTCCACCATTGCCTTCGACCAGTTTGCCCTCACCCGGATCGCCGATTTCGCGCGGTCGCTGTCGCGGCTGCATCAGGCGGCGCGGCGGCAGAGAATCGATGACGACCAGTTCGATCGCGAGTTCAACGCGGTGTGCCAGTCGATCTGGGGCTACACCATCGACGACATCAGCGACGATCTGTTCTCGGTCGAGGATCATCTGTTTCTCGACACGCTGGACGAAGCGCATGCGCGCATCTTCGCGGCCGAGCAGGGTTATGACCTCATAGGCGAGGCGGGCATGCTCACGGACTGGTGGGGATTCTGCTGGATGATCCTGGCTGAGAAGCGCGGTTTGCTCACGGCCGAGAACCGCGCAGCCGCGCGCGCGGCGATCGAGGAGAAATATCTGGCGGCGCCGAACGTGATCGGGGTGATCATCGGGAGGTGAGTGCCTCCGTCATTGCGAGCGCAGCGAAGCAATCCAGAATCTTTCCGCGGAAGGATTCTGGATTGCTTCGTCGCAAGGGCTCCTCGCAATGACGGCTTGGAGAGAGTTGGGCCTACTCCAGTCCCGCCCGCTTCGCCGGCTTCTGCGTCTTCGGCACCGTCACATCAGGCAGCGTCTCGCGCACGATCTCGGCCGGGGCCGGCGCATCGGCCGACACCGTTTCCGCGCGCACCGGGGCCACCTTCATCTCGCCGAGACGGGCGCGGACCTGCGCGGTGAGGCCGGGATAGGAGGCGACCGGCGTGAAGTCGGCAGCCTGGTCGTTGCCGACGCGGATGCCGGTATAGGCAACGAGGCCGTCGCTGGTCGCGATGACGTCGCCGGCTTTCAGCGAGGAGTCGAGCGCGAGATCGACCGGGGCAAGGCCGGCCGGCTCGCGGCCGTTGCAGGTGCAGTCCGACCGCAGCGCCTTGCGATAGGCGAACGCATTCTCGCTGTCGGCGTAGCGCTCGCCGGTCTGGGAATAGGCGCCGTCGATAGAGGAGCCGAAATAGACCTTGGTCGCGCTGGCGGGACAGAATGCCTGACACATCTGTGCGGGGGAGGCGAGGCCACGCATCAGCGGAAAATATTTGCCGTCACAGCTGCGCACGCAGAAGGCAGGTCCTGAACCGCCGGCCGCGGCCGAGCGCGTCGGCGGCACATATTGCGAGGTTGCAGCATTCTGCTGGCCGGTGAAGGGATCGGTGTAGGAGTTCGCCTGCTGCGGCACCTCACGCTGCGGTCGCTGCTGCTGCATTCCGCCGAAGAGGAAGTCGAACAGGCCCTCGGCCGAAACCGGGGCGGGAGCCGCGAGCGTCGGCGCTGCAAGCATGGCGGCCACAAGCATCGCGCGACGCCGCCGGCGCGCATGGGACATGACTGTACGCAATGCCTACTCCACCCGACGCTACTGAACCGGGCCGAGACCGAGCGGTCTCAGCACATGATTCACCATAAGGCGCGATGGTAAATGAGCAGTTGAGCGGAGGCGGTTTCAAGACGAGGCGGTGGCCTCTTTAAGGCCGAGCGCAGCTTTGGATGGATGGTTGCTTCCGGGGCACACCGAGGCATGACGGCGAAAGATGTTTCGCCGCGTCAAGCCTTCAGGAACTCCGACGCCTTGTACAGCGAGCGGAACGGCAGGCCGGCCGCACCGAACGTGTCGGTGGCGCCTTCCTCGCGGTCGACCATGGTCAGCACCAGCACCACTTCGGCGCCGGTCTCGCGCACGGATTCCACCGCTTTCATCGCCGAGCCGCCTGTCGTGGTGACGTCCTCGACGATCACGACGCGCTTGCCGGCCAACGTCTCGCCCTTGGGCAGGCCCTCGATCGCGAGCTTGGCGCCGTGCTCCTTCGGCTTCTTGCGCACGAAGAACGCCGCGATGGGATGGCCCTTGATCCAGGAGATCTGCGCCAGCGCGCCGGCGAGCGGCACCGCGCCCATCTCGAGCCCGCCGATGAAATCGAGCTGGTCGTCCTTCAGCGCCTCATAGGTCAGCTCGGCCAGCAGCGTCGCGCCCTCGGGGTCGAGCATGGTCGGCTTGAGGTTGAAGTAGAAATCGCTCTTGCGGCCCGACGCGAGCGTCACCTCGCCACGGCCGAAAGAGCGCCGGCGGATGATCTCGAACAGGCGGGCGCGGGAAGCGGATTTCGACACGGCGGTCCCTCGAACAGCGTTTTTGGAGGAGGCGGAATTTATCCGCGACGGCGGCGACATTCCAGTGGGGGCAGGCCCCGCAAGACCACCGTCAACAGGGCATCGCCCGCGGCGACAGGACAGCCACCATGCCCGACCGCTGGTTGAAAGACCGCAATGTCCTGGGTTAGTGGGATGCCAGCAATGCGGGAAGGAACAGCCACATGACCATCGAGCTCCACACCTGGAATACGCCGAACGGCCGGAAAATCTCGGTCGCGCTCGAGGAGATGGGGCTGCCCTACAAGGTGATCCCGGTGAACATCAGCAAGGGCGAGCAGATGGCGCCGGAGTTCCTCAAGCTCTCACCCAACAACAAGATTCCCGCCATCGTCGACCCCGAGGGGCCCGACGGCAAGCCCGTCAGCATCTTCGAGTCCGGCGCGATCCTGCTCTATCTCGGTGAAAAGACCGGCAAATTCCTGCCGAAATCGCTTGCCGGGCGCATCCCGGTCTACGAATGGCTGATGTGGCAGATGGGCGGATTCGGCCCGATGCCCGGCCAGGTGCACCATTTCATCGCGCTCGAGAACGAGCAGGACCGCGCCTATGGCCTGAAGCGCTACATGGCCGAGACCCGCCGGCTCTACGGCGTGCTCGACCGCCGGCTTGAGGGGCGCGATTTCGTCGCCGGCGACCTCTCGGTTGCCGATTTTGCCATTTTGGGCTGGGCCTGGCGCCATCCTCGCCACAAGGTTGAGCTGACCGACTTCCCCAACGTCAAGCGCTGGTACGAGGCCCTGATGGCCCGCCCGGGAGTGAAGCGCGGGATGGACGCGAAGCTGGATTGATTGGACGCTCTTACCCTCTCCCCTTGCTTGTGGGAGAGGGTGGCTCGCCGCAGGGCGGCGAGACGGGTGAGGGGTCTCCATCCTCACGAACGGTCCTGCCCGCGGAGAGAACCCCTCATCCGGCGCTTCGCGCCACCTTCTCCCGCAAGGGGAGAAGGAAGAAAGAAGCTCATACCTTCTTTGCTTCCACCGCCATCCTGACCGCGAGCCCGGCGAGCACCGTGCCCATCAGCCAGCGCTGCACCAGCATCCAGCTCGGCCGGCTCGCCAGGAACAGCGCGATCGATCCGGCGGCGAGCGCGATCATCGCATTGACGCTGACGCTGATCGCGATCTGGATCGCACCCAGCACCACCGACTGCGTCAGCACGCTGCCGGCTGTGGGATCGATGAACTGCGGCAGCAGTGCCAGATACAGCATCGCGATCTTGGGGTTGAGCAGATTGGTGACGAAGCCCATCGCGAACAATTTGCGCGGGCTGTCGATGGCGAGCTTTTTCAACTGGAACGGCGAGCGGCCGCCCGGCTTCACCGCCTGCCAGGCGAGCCAGAGCAGATAACCGGCGCCGGCAAAGCGCAGCGCGTCATAGGCGAAGGGAATGGCGAGCAGCAGCGCCGTAATGCCGAACGCCGCGCACAGCATGTAGAACACGAAGCCCAGTGCCACGCCGCCGAGCGAGACGATGCCGGCCGCCGGCCCCTGCGTGATCGAGCGCGAGATCAGATAGATCATGTTCGGCCCGGGCGTTAGCACGAGACCGAGGCAGACGAGGGCGAAGCCGAGCAGTGCGGGGGTGTGGGGCATGAGCGAACCGGTGCGGGAGATGCAGAGGTTCTAGTATGAGCGGGATCGCGGGGCCATCGCGCAATTGCTCGGAGGACAAATTGAGCCTCTCGCCGCGTACTCGCTGCGCTCCCTCGCCCCGTTCTTACGGGGCCGCGACGAGCTTCGCTCGCGCTGGGAGGGTTGGGGTGAGGGGCTCTTTCCACACGGGCGGTCGTCGATAGACCTGTACCCCCTCACCCGGATCGCAAGGGCGATCCGACCTCTCCCCGCAAGCCGGGAGAGGTAAGAGAAGGGCCTTAATGCGCCTCGTCCCAATTGTTCGCTGCGCGCGCATCGACATGCAGCGGCACCGAGAGCAGCACGGCCGGGAACGGCGCGTCCTGCATGACCTTCTGCACGACCGGCAGCGTCGCTTCGACCTCTGCCTCCGGCACCTCGAAGATCAATTCGTCATGCACCTGGAGCAGCATCTGCGCCGAGAGCTTCTTCTCGGCGAGCGCGTCCTCCACCCGCGTCATGGCGCGGCGGATGATGTCCGCGGCGGTGCCCTGGAGACGGGCGTTGATCGCGGCGCGCTCATTGAAGGCGCGCACCGAGGCATTCGAGGCCTTGATGTCGGGGTAGTGGCACTTGCGGCCGAACAGCGTGGTGACATAGCCGTGGCTGCGGCAGAAATCGCGCGTCTCGTCCATGTAGGCGCGGATGCCGGGGAAGCGCTCGAAGTATTTCTTGATGTAGGCGGAAGCTTCTTCGCGCGCGATGCCGAGCTGGTTGGCGAGGCCGAACGCCGAGATACCGTAGATGATACCGAAATTGATCGCCTTGGCGCGGCGGCGGATCTCGCTCGGCATGCCCTTGATCGGCACACCGAACATTTCGGAGGCGGTCATGGCGTGAATGTCGAGCCCGTCGCGAAACGCCTGTTTCAGCACGGGAATGTCGGCGATCTCGGCGAGCAGCCTGAGCTCGATCTGCGAATAGTCGGCGGACACCAGCTTGTGTCCAGGTGTCGCGATGAAGGCGCGCCGAATCTTGCGGCCGTCCTCGGTGCGTACCGGGATGTTCTGCAAGTTGGGCTCGTTCGACGAGAGCCGGCCCGTCGTGGTCGCCGCCAGCGCGTAGGTCGTGTGCACGCGATGCGTCTGCGGATTGACATAGGTCGGCAGCGCGTCGGTATAGGTCGATTTCAGTTTTGAAACCTGCCGCCACTCCAAAATCTTCCGCGGAAAATCGTGGCCCTGCTCAGCGAGGTCGTCGAGCACCTGTGCGGTGGTCGACCACGCGCCGGTCTTGGTCTTGGTGCCGCCGGACAATCCCATCTTGCCGAACAGGATGTCGCCGATCTGCTTGGGGCTGCCGACATTGACGGGCTCGCCCGCGATCTCCTGGATCTCGGCTTCGACGCGCGCCGCCGTCTGGGCGAAGTCGCCGGAAAGCCGCGACAGCACCTGGCGGTCGATCGAGATGCCGCGTCGCTCCATGCGCGCGAGCACGGACACCAGCGGCCGCTCCAGCGTCTCGTAGACAGTGGCCATGTGCTCGGCGACAAGGCGCGGCTTCAGCACGCGCCAGACCCGCAGGGCCATGTCGGCGCCTTCGGCCGACAGCGGCGCGGCCTTGTCGATCGGCACCTGGTCGAAGGTGATCTTGCCCTTGCCGCTGCCGATCAGCTCGCTCTCCTTGAGCATGGCGTGGCCGAACCAGCGCTCGGACAGCTGCTCCAGCGCGTGCGAGCCGCGGCCGGCGTCGAGCACGTAGGAGATCAGGAGCGCATCGTCGATGTTGCGCAGGGTGATGCCGTGCTGCGCCAGCATCACCGCGGTGAATTTGACGTCGAAGCCGATCTTGAGAATGCCTGCCGATTCCAGCACCGGCCGCAGCGCTTCGATCGCATCGGCATGCTTGACCTGGTCGGGCGCCAGGCCCGCGTCGAACAGGCCGCCGCCGCCGCCGGACTGCTTGTGCGCCAGCGGCACATAGCAGGCCTCGTTCGGCGCCAGCGCCAGCGCGATGCCGCAGAGATCGGCCTGCATCGGATCGATGCTGTTCGCCTTGATCTCGATCGAGACATGACCGGTGTCGTGGATGCGCGCGATGAAGGCATTGAGCTCCGTCAGCGACTTGATCGCCTGATACTTGGCTCGGTCGACCGGCAGCTTACGGAGCGCCTCTTCGCGCGCTGCGGCGAGCGAGATCGGCCCGCCCTTGGGGCTCGCGGCCTTATCCTCTTTGCCCGCTGATTTGTTGGGCTCGTTCGGCCGGGCCTGCGGCGCCGCGCCAGACCCCGGCGCGGGCACGACGTCCGAGGGCGGCAGTGGCGAGAAGACGCTGGCGCCGCTGGCATAGCCGGGATCGGCGTCCACGTTGGAGGGGTCGATCTGCGAATACTCGGCGACGCGACGCGTCAGCGTGGTGAACTCCATCGCCTTCAGGAACGCGATCAGCTTGCGCGCATCCGGCTCGTGGACCGCGAGGTCGTCGAGCGGCACCTCCAGATCGACCTTGTCGTCGAGCAGCACGAGCTGCCGCGAGATGCGCGCCTTCTCGGCGTTCTCGAGCAGTGCCTCGCGCCGCTTCGGCTGCTTGATCTCGGTGGCGCGGAACAGGAGCTGTTCGAGGTCGCCATATTCGGTGATCAGCTGCGCCGCGGTCTTGATGCCGATGCCGGGCACGCCGGGCACGTTGTCGGTGGAATCGCCGGCGAGCGCCTGCACCTCGACCACCTTCTCCGGCGGCACGCCGAACTTCTCGATCACTTCGGGGATGCCGATGCGGCGATCCTTCATGGTGTCGTACATCATGATCTTGTCGTTCACGAGCTGCATCAAATCCTTGTCGGAGGACACGATGGTCGTGGTGGCGCCGCGCGCGGAAGCTTGCCGGGCGTAAGTCGCAATGAGATCGTCGGCTTCGAAGCCCACCTGTTCCAGGCAGGGCAGGTCGAAGGCGCGCACCGCTTCGCGGATCAGCGCGAATTGCGGGATCAGGTCATCCGGGGCTGGCGGGCGGTGTGCCTTGTAGTCGGGATAGATCTTGTTGCGGAAGGTGATTTCCGACTTGTCGAAGATGATCGCCAGATGCGTCGGCCGGTCGCTCTCGGGCATGTCGCGTAGCAGCTTCCACAGCATGTTGCAGAAGCCGAGCACAGCATTGACTTGCAAGCCGTCGGACTTGCGGTTCAGCGGCG is a genomic window of Bradyrhizobium sp. CB1717 containing:
- the polA gene encoding DNA polymerase I; its protein translation is MPKSSPKTSAKADTKAAPKAADTKAAAATAAAKPVAAKAAGKGDHIFLVDGSGYIFRAYHALPPLNRKSDGLQVNAVLGFCNMLWKLLRDMPESDRPTHLAIIFDKSEITFRNKIYPDYKAHRPPAPDDLIPQFALIREAVRAFDLPCLEQVGFEADDLIATYARQASARGATTTIVSSDKDLMQLVNDKIMMYDTMKDRRIGIPEVIEKFGVPPEKVVEVQALAGDSTDNVPGVPGIGIKTAAQLITEYGDLEQLLFRATEIKQPKRREALLENAEKARISRQLVLLDDKVDLEVPLDDLAVHEPDARKLIAFLKAMEFTTLTRRVAEYSQIDPSNVDADPGYASGASVFSPLPPSDVVPAPGSGAAPQARPNEPNKSAGKEDKAASPKGGPISLAAAREEALRKLPVDRAKYQAIKSLTELNAFIARIHDTGHVSIEIKANSIDPMQADLCGIALALAPNEACYVPLAHKQSGGGGGLFDAGLAPDQVKHADAIEALRPVLESAGILKIGFDVKFTAVMLAQHGITLRNIDDALLISYVLDAGRGSHALEQLSERWFGHAMLKESELIGSGKGKITFDQVPIDKAAPLSAEGADMALRVWRVLKPRLVAEHMATVYETLERPLVSVLARMERRGISIDRQVLSRLSGDFAQTAARVEAEIQEIAGEPVNVGSPKQIGDILFGKMGLSGGTKTKTGAWSTTAQVLDDLAEQGHDFPRKILEWRQVSKLKSTYTDALPTYVNPQTHRVHTTYALAATTTGRLSSNEPNLQNIPVRTEDGRKIRRAFIATPGHKLVSADYSQIELRLLAEIADIPVLKQAFRDGLDIHAMTASEMFGVPIKGMPSEIRRRAKAINFGIIYGISAFGLANQLGIAREEASAYIKKYFERFPGIRAYMDETRDFCRSHGYVTTLFGRKCHYPDIKASNASVRAFNERAAINARLQGTAADIIRRAMTRVEDALAEKKLSAQMLLQVHDELIFEVPEAEVEATLPVVQKVMQDAPFPAVLLSVPLHVDARAANNWDEAH
- the pyrE gene encoding orotate phosphoribosyltransferase — its product is MSKSASRARLFEIIRRRSFGRGEVTLASGRKSDFYFNLKPTMLDPEGATLLAELTYEALKDDQLDFIGGLEMGAVPLAGALAQISWIKGHPIAAFFVRKKPKEHGAKLAIEGLPKGETLAGKRVVIVEDVTTTGGSAMKAVESVRETGAEVVLVLTMVDREEGATDTFGAAGLPFRSLYKASEFLKA
- a CDS encoding DUF2865 domain-containing protein, translated to MLVAAMLAAPTLAAPAPVSAEGLFDFLFGGMQQQRPQREVPQQANSYTDPFTGQQNAATSQYVPPTRSAAAGGSGPAFCVRSCDGKYFPLMRGLASPAQMCQAFCPASATKVYFGSSIDGAYSQTGERYADSENAFAYRKALRSDCTCNGREPAGLAPVDLALDSSLKAGDVIATSDGLVAYTGIRVGNDQAADFTPVASYPGLTAQVRARLGEMKVAPVRAETVSADAPAPAEIVRETLPDVTVPKTQKPAKRAGLE
- a CDS encoding LysE family translocator, yielding MPHTPALLGFALVCLGLVLTPGPNMIYLISRSITQGPAAGIVSLGGVALGFVFYMLCAAFGITALLLAIPFAYDALRFAGAGYLLWLAWQAVKPGGRSPFQLKKLAIDSPRKLFAMGFVTNLLNPKIAMLYLALLPQFIDPTAGSVLTQSVVLGAIQIAISVSVNAMIALAAGSIALFLASRPSWMLVQRWLMGTVLAGLAVRMAVEAKKV
- a CDS encoding glutathione S-transferase family protein yields the protein MTIELHTWNTPNGRKISVALEEMGLPYKVIPVNISKGEQMAPEFLKLSPNNKIPAIVDPEGPDGKPVSIFESGAILLYLGEKTGKFLPKSLAGRIPVYEWLMWQMGGFGPMPGQVHHFIALENEQDRAYGLKRYMAETRRLYGVLDRRLEGRDFVAGDLSVADFAILGWAWRHPRHKVELTDFPNVKRWYEALMARPGVKRGMDAKLD